A single Mercenaria mercenaria strain notata chromosome 9, MADL_Memer_1, whole genome shotgun sequence DNA region contains:
- the LOC123547393 gene encoding ubiquitin-like domain-containing CTD phosphatase 1, with amino-acid sequence MADALEFCVKWGGKEYKLTALTAQQTVSDMKKLIQDETGVRPERQKLLGLKFKGKVPDDSVVLGDLKLKPGTKIMMMGTREEEITKIVEPPPDLPEVVNDFDIEEEEIAIENREEFLQKIEKRVKDYKIDIITEPRKGKKLLVLDIDYTLFDHRSVAETANELIRPFLHEFLTSSYEDYDIVIWSATGMKWIEVKMKELGVTSHTEYRICFMIDSGAMISVHTPKYGVIEVKPLGVIWGKYPQWGPHNTIMFDDIRRNFIMNPQTGLKIRPFRQAHFSREKDRELLKLAKYLKDIAAVDDFTVLNHKKWEKYRPKRKHTESNVEDEVSSKGVKDKGSGDKTGS; translated from the exons ATGGCAGACGCGCTagaa TTTTGCGTGAAATGgggtggaaaagaatataagttAACTGCACTGACAGCGCAACAAACAGTTTCAGACATGAAAAAATTGATACAAGATGAAACAGGTGTCCGCCCGGAAAGGCAAAAATTGCTTGGCTTGAAGTTCAAAG GAAAAGTACCAGATGATTCTGTTGTACTGGGTGACCTTAAACTGAAGCCAGGAACCAAGATTATGATGATGGGAACAAGGGAGGAAGAAATA ACAAAGATAGTAGAGCCACCACCAGATTTACCAGAGGTTGTGAATGACTTTGATATAGAAGAGGAAGAAATAGCAATAGAGAATAG GGAGGAATTTTTACAGAAAATAGAGAAGAGGGTGAAGGATTATAAGATAGATATTATAACAGAAccaagaaaaggaaaaaaactacTTGTGCTTGATATTGATTACACACTTTTTG ATCACAGATCTGTGGCAGAGACAGCCAATGAACTTATTCGACCATTCCTGCATGAGTTTCTTACCTCATCATATGAAGACTATGATATTGTTATCTGGT CTGCTACTGGTATGAAGTGGATTGAAGTTAAGATGAAAGAACTAGGTGTCACATCACATACTGAATATAGAATCTGTTTTATGATTGACAGTGGGGCTATGATTAGTGTACATACACCAAAGTATGGAGTTATAGAG GTTAAACCACTAGGTGTAATATGGGGAAAATATCCGCAGTGGGGACCACACAACACAATTATGTTTGATGATATCAGAAGAAATTTTATCATGAATCCACAAACTGGCTTAAAG ATTCGTCCATTTAGACAAGCTCATTTCAGCCGAGAAAAGGATAGAGAATTGTTAAAATTGgcaaaatacttgaaagatattGCAGCAGtagatgattttacagtactgaatcataaaaaatgggaaaa ATACAGACCAAAGAGGAAACATACAGAGTCCAATGTAGAGGATGAAGTCTCATCAAAAGGTGTGAAAGACAAAGGTTCTGGCGACAAAACTGGAAGTTGA